A section of the Anabaena cylindrica PCC 7122 genome encodes:
- the nifU gene encoding Fe-S cluster assembly protein NifU — protein MWDYTDKVLELFYDPKNQGAIEETGEAGVKVATGEIGSIACGDALRLHLKVEVASDKILDARFQTFGCTSAIASSSALTEMVKGLTLDEALKVSNKDIADYLGGLPEAKMHCSVMGQEALEAAIYNYRGIPLAAHDDDDEGVLICSCFGITDTKIRKAIAQNNLLSAEQVTNYVKAGGGCGSCLTKIDDIIREVKQETAKQTLNTNGVKATTEIASSMFNEGQQRPLTNVQRIALIQKVLDEEVRPVLIADGGDVELYDIEGNKVQVILKGACGSCSSSTATLKVAIEARLRDRINKEIIVEAV, from the coding sequence ATGTGGGACTACACAGATAAAGTATTAGAATTGTTTTACGATCCTAAAAACCAGGGTGCAATTGAAGAAACAGGTGAAGCTGGAGTTAAAGTTGCAACTGGAGAGATAGGTAGTATTGCTTGCGGTGATGCTTTGAGATTGCATTTAAAAGTTGAAGTTGCATCTGATAAGATTCTCGATGCTCGGTTTCAAACCTTTGGTTGTACCAGTGCGATCGCATCTTCCAGTGCTTTAACCGAAATGGTAAAGGGTTTGACATTAGATGAAGCCCTAAAGGTATCTAATAAAGATATAGCCGATTACCTGGGCGGTTTACCAGAAGCGAAAATGCACTGCTCAGTTATGGGACAAGAAGCTCTAGAAGCTGCTATCTATAATTATCGAGGCATTCCTTTAGCTGCCCATGATGATGATGACGAAGGAGTACTAATTTGTAGCTGTTTTGGTATCACTGATACTAAGATTAGAAAGGCTATTGCACAAAATAATCTCCTCAGTGCAGAGCAAGTAACAAATTATGTAAAAGCTGGTGGCGGATGCGGTTCCTGTTTAACGAAAATTGATGATATAATAAGAGAAGTAAAGCAGGAAACCGCCAAACAAACTCTCAACACCAACGGCGTGAAAGCTACTACAGAAATTGCTAGTTCAATGTTTAATGAGGGGCAACAAAGACCATTAACTAATGTTCAAAGAATTGCCCTGATTCAAAAAGTATTAGATGAAGAAGTCAGACCCGTATTAATTGCCGACGGTGGAGATGTAGAACTCTACGATATAGAAGGCAATAAAGTACAAGTTATTCTCAAAGGTGCTTGCGGTTCATGTTCCAGCAGCACAGCCACTTTGAAAGTTGCGATTGAAGCGAGATTACGCGATCGCATCAACAAAGAAATCATAGTCGAAGCAGTGTAG
- a CDS encoding ISL3 family transposase, with protein sequence MKFSVDQILNLPEMKVLDFQELVGAGIIITIEKAVNYSTCPDCEKTTYSIHQNHWRLIHDLSWSEKPVLLRINRRQFKCNKCKKVFSEKLNFVDKSKGYTKRLAIDIVAQVLDSNIHSVAERNDLSDEEVESMLKAQVSQILNINLNQVKRLGIDEIALVKGQGSYLAVLVDLDTRKPIELVKSRRIEEIREVIVKWGSQVLEQIVEVSMDLWSPYKSLVEELMPNANITADRFHVMKQVNDELDAMRKSEKRAAMSLDNKSERDRILAGLNKSKYSLIKNEDSLNEQQKERLNNVQKVSPILAKMHALKEEFRDIFESTKSWGESIMNLLDWMHDGLSYFPKSIGTMIRWFGEVVGYFDGRTTSGTVEGINNKLKLIKRLGYGFRNFSNFRLRSLLNWHFSINSP encoded by the coding sequence ATGAAATTTAGCGTAGATCAAATCCTCAATCTCCCAGAGATGAAAGTGTTAGATTTTCAAGAACTTGTTGGGGCAGGAATAATTATAACAATAGAGAAAGCTGTCAACTATTCTACTTGTCCAGACTGTGAAAAAACCACCTATAGTATACATCAAAATCATTGGCGGCTAATTCACGATTTATCTTGGAGTGAAAAACCAGTATTGTTAAGAATAAATCGCCGTCAATTCAAATGTAACAAGTGCAAAAAGGTCTTCAGTGAAAAGCTAAATTTTGTAGATAAAAGTAAAGGATATACTAAAAGACTAGCCATAGATATAGTTGCACAAGTATTAGACAGTAATATTCATAGTGTTGCCGAAAGAAATGACTTAAGCGATGAAGAAGTTGAATCAATGTTAAAGGCACAAGTATCACAAATATTAAACATTAATTTAAATCAGGTGAAAAGGTTAGGCATAGATGAGATTGCTTTGGTGAAAGGTCAAGGAAGTTATTTAGCAGTATTAGTAGATTTAGATACTCGTAAACCCATTGAGTTGGTGAAGTCAAGAAGAATAGAAGAAATACGTGAAGTTATTGTCAAATGGGGATCTCAGGTACTTGAACAAATAGTTGAAGTGAGTATGGATCTTTGGTCTCCTTATAAAAGTTTAGTAGAAGAATTAATGCCAAATGCGAATATAACTGCTGATAGATTTCATGTAATGAAACAAGTAAATGATGAATTAGATGCTATGCGTAAATCTGAAAAGAGAGCCGCCATGTCTTTAGATAATAAATCAGAGCGAGACCGAATATTAGCAGGATTAAATAAAAGCAAATATAGCTTAATAAAAAATGAAGATTCTTTAAATGAACAACAAAAAGAAAGATTAAATAATGTTCAAAAAGTTTCCCCTATTCTGGCAAAAATGCACGCCCTAAAAGAAGAATTTCGAGACATATTTGAATCCACTAAGTCTTGGGGCGAAAGCATAATGAATTTATTAGATTGGATGCACGATGGACTTTCTTATTTTCCCAAAAGTATAGGAACAATGATTAGGTGGTTTGGTGAAGTTGTAGGTTATTTTGACGGCAGAACTACTAGTGGTACTGTAGAAGGAATTAATAATAAACTCAAATTAATCAAAAGACTTGGATATGGATTTCGTAACTTTAGCAATTTCAGATTACGTAGTTTATTAAACTGGCACTTTAGTATTAATTCTCCATAA
- a CDS encoding type II toxin-antitoxin system ParD family antitoxin, whose protein sequence is MQIPVKPDQEKYLLKKLQEGKYKSIHELLSVAFQLLEQHEEKEKQLIELRRKIAEGTEQLRQGEVVEGELVFQQLQQLFN, encoded by the coding sequence ATGCAAATTCCAGTCAAGCCAGATCAAGAAAAATACCTTCTTAAAAAACTACAAGAAGGTAAATATAAAAGCATTCATGAGTTATTATCTGTGGCTTTTCAACTTTTAGAGCAACATGAAGAGAAAGAAAAGCAACTAATTGAATTAAGGCGAAAAATTGCTGAAGGAACAGAGCAACTTCGTCAAGGAGAAGTAGTTGAAGGTGAATTAGTTTTTCAACAACTACAACAGTTATTTAATTAA
- a CDS encoding phage integrase XisA, which produces MDRTQEAFADFHQTAITDGGYLGRMQAVENQENHLTAKLTTELKAINARLRAARVSVSVRKSGNSLQLRTTLPIKPGDIDKNGIGTKQYDISLGIPFSFDGLNTAEEEANELGKLIARKQFIWTDKYLGKTRFKAKFITIGELISEFEQNYFQTRKRTLKSNNTFNSYFYIAKTHLPKDKLAINANFIDAVKFCSSSDSVKNELIKVIRVLCKCSGLEVPELSNLKIKAISQRKRDIPTDAEIEQEYLKFENYAINRSSKLITREDRNNWKLWRWVYGMLATYGLRPIEIFVNPDLNWWLSSENVMNTWRVNEECKTGQREALPLYPRWVETFNLTTDTEAIELLKAKIKDKVTSREINSARHGTDRWFRFVGIPFQPYDLRHGWAIRAHLMGIPIKAAADNLGHSVNMHTSIYQKWFSLENRKVAIEEAIKKKSKVEDLQDMVIRLEQENERLRIENERLRLQIGNQELMRMIN; this is translated from the coding sequence ATGGACAGAACACAGGAAGCATTTGCCGATTTTCACCAAACAGCTATTACCGATGGGGGATATTTAGGCAGAATGCAAGCAGTAGAAAATCAAGAAAATCATCTAACGGCAAAACTGACAACAGAATTAAAAGCAATTAATGCTAGACTAAGAGCCGCAAGGGTGAGTGTTTCTGTCAGAAAATCTGGTAATTCATTACAGTTGAGAACTACCTTACCTATTAAACCAGGTGATATTGATAAAAACGGTATCGGCACAAAGCAATATGATATTTCTTTGGGGATACCATTTAGTTTTGATGGGTTAAATACTGCGGAAGAGGAAGCGAATGAGTTAGGAAAATTGATTGCCAGAAAACAATTTATCTGGACTGACAAATATTTAGGTAAAACTAGATTTAAAGCTAAATTCATCACAATTGGAGAGTTGATTTCTGAGTTTGAACAAAACTATTTCCAAACTAGAAAACGCACTCTTAAAAGTAACAATACATTTAATAGTTATTTCTATATTGCTAAAACACATTTGCCAAAAGATAAATTAGCCATCAATGCCAATTTTATTGATGCTGTAAAATTTTGTTCATCATCGGATAGTGTGAAAAATGAATTAATTAAGGTGATTAGGGTTTTGTGTAAATGTTCTGGTTTGGAAGTTCCAGAATTGAGTAATTTAAAAATCAAGGCTATTTCTCAACGCAAACGTGATATACCGACTGATGCAGAGATAGAACAAGAATATCTGAAGTTTGAAAATTATGCTATTAATCGTTCTAGTAAGTTGATAACGAGAGAAGATAGAAATAATTGGAAACTTTGGCGTTGGGTATATGGGATGTTGGCAACTTATGGATTAAGACCAATTGAAATTTTTGTCAATCCTGATTTAAATTGGTGGTTATCATCAGAAAATGTGATGAATACATGGCGGGTAAATGAAGAGTGTAAAACTGGACAAAGGGAAGCTTTACCCTTGTATCCGCGTTGGGTAGAAACTTTTAATTTAACAACAGATACAGAAGCAATTGAATTATTAAAGGCAAAAATTAAAGATAAAGTTACGAGTAGAGAAATTAACTCTGCGCGACATGGTACAGATAGATGGTTTAGATTTGTGGGGATTCCTTTTCAACCCTATGATTTACGTCATGGTTGGGCAATTAGAGCGCATTTAATGGGGATTCCTATTAAAGCTGCTGCTGATAATTTAGGTCATTCTGTGAATATGCACACATCTATTTATCAAAAGTGGTTTAGTTTAGAAAATCGCAAGGTTGCAATTGAGGAAGCGATTAAGAAAAAATCGAAGGTGGAAGATTTACAGGATATGGTGATTAGATTAGAACAGGAAAATGAGAGGTTGAGAATTGAGAATGAAAGATTGAGGTTACAGATAGGAAATCAAGAATTAATGAGAATGATTAATTAA
- a CDS encoding site-specific integrase, translated as MEISDQGIFDGFTPPASTDGSYLGIQRQMAATQQHLDKKFQKALADAKARLKAGKVKVGLVVAKDSIQLQASLPTKPGDIDRNGTGYKQYKISLGIPASLDGVKTAEEEAQELGKLIARKQFEWTDKYLGKLTRVKDGVKTVGEVLETFETEYFKTHKSTEKSQHTFSYYLGYLKRYVGLELLLNQDSVDLVIANLQNEYAKQNAIKTLKVLKNTLNLTTFSLDNIKIKKPQPQSRDIPSDEDVVKFFQHFYNYSVSRKGTIKRSCLESWKMWQWVYGMLATYGLRPRELFVSPNIDWWLSPENKDNTWKVHPDTKTGYREALPLHPDWVQLFDLKNPEFLKLLNSQVDGKTSFIDINTIRVNCSSWFRRVNIPFTPYDLRHAWAIRAHIMGVPIKAAADNLGHSVEIHTEVYQKWFSLENRKKVIGMAVDRQDDIDALREENARLRAEVELLKQALARKQVIEVLG; from the coding sequence ATGGAAATCTCTGATCAGGGTATTTTTGATGGTTTTACGCCACCTGCATCTACCGATGGTAGTTATTTAGGTATCCAAAGGCAGATGGCAGCAACTCAACAACATTTAGATAAGAAATTTCAGAAGGCTCTAGCGGATGCTAAGGCTCGACTCAAGGCAGGGAAGGTGAAGGTGGGTTTGGTAGTCGCAAAGGACTCTATCCAACTGCAAGCATCCCTTCCAACCAAGCCCGGAGATATTGACCGTAACGGAACGGGTTACAAACAGTACAAAATTTCTCTTGGTATCCCCGCTAGTTTGGATGGGGTCAAGACGGCTGAGGAGGAGGCACAGGAATTAGGTAAGTTAATTGCTCGAAAACAATTTGAATGGACTGATAAATATTTAGGGAAATTAACCAGAGTTAAAGATGGGGTAAAAACTGTTGGAGAAGTTCTGGAGACTTTTGAAACTGAATATTTTAAAACTCATAAGTCAACAGAAAAGAGTCAACATACTTTCTCTTATTACCTGGGGTATTTGAAGCGTTATGTAGGGCTAGAGCTTCTGCTAAACCAGGATTCTGTAGATTTAGTAATAGCGAATTTGCAGAATGAATATGCCAAACAGAATGCTATTAAAACTTTGAAGGTTCTGAAAAATACTCTAAATTTAACTACATTTAGTTTAGATAATATCAAAATTAAAAAACCACAGCCTCAATCTAGGGATATTCCCAGTGATGAGGATGTGGTTAAGTTTTTTCAGCATTTTTATAACTATTCAGTTTCTAGGAAGGGAACCATCAAGCGAAGTTGCCTAGAAAGTTGGAAGATGTGGCAGTGGGTTTATGGAATGCTTGCTACCTATGGTTTACGACCAAGAGAATTGTTTGTAAGCCCAAATATTGATTGGTGGCTAAGTCCTGAAAACAAAGACAACACCTGGAAGGTACATCCAGATACAAAGACGGGATACAGGGAAGCTTTACCCCTGCATCCTGATTGGGTTCAACTATTTGATTTAAAGAATCCTGAGTTTTTGAAACTCTTAAACAGCCAGGTAGATGGTAAAACCAGTTTTATTGACATCAATACTATTAGAGTTAATTGTTCCTCATGGTTTAGACGGGTAAATATTCCCTTTACTCCCTACGATTTACGCCATGCTTGGGCAATTAGAGCGCATATTATGGGAGTTCCTATCAAAGCGGCTGCTGATAATTTGGGGCATTCGGTAGAAATTCACACTGAAGTTTATCAGAAGTGGTTTAGTTTGGAGAATCGGAAGAAAGTTATCGGCATGGCTGTTGATAGGCAAGATGATATTGATGCTTTGAGGGAAGAGAATGCGCGGTTAAGGGCTGAGGTTGAGTTGTTGAAACAGGCACTGGCTAGAAAGCAGGTGATTGAGGTGTTGGGCTGA
- a CDS encoding DNA primase family protein, with the protein MEAVIYKILGEKGAYNFGADYVSNILKLLRHELIERRWNEVDSREFLPFENGVLEIANGKLHKHAPGFRLTWSLPRSYSEIAGSWNNINNFLEHLSDGNRDVKELLICYCNAVIKGRYDLQKFMHLIGLGGTGKGTFTRLVTELIGEQNTLVTNLPIWCTNQFEGANAFGKRLVIFPEEDPFKGSIGRFLSLTGGDKVRAEEKRKKSFNFDYKGMTLVCSNFPIFSGGSSSRAKRRTITVPCNKRVVETQRRELSKVFEPELSAFTNYLLSIPDTHVTAVLRGDKEIVTCTLEFWDNQMKGDSVSSWINDCIIYDPTALTPIGNDRNEGNNGTPYTLFGSYIRHCQNSGGSPKSSRTFSPDLIETCQTILNWPVQKEINMRGSFIRGLRLRVVGVDQDIPTYDHWLNQRISAGDIQDDIQVVVDNGGLHGGLHGGLHGGSKPLPDKEDGGSGGSTLSFTAGEKDILDIYVEPPVVPISEIPASSTEVVPHANLPIDQQFPLGAWVGAMDVAGVVVDHVEPDSVELADRAGNIIGLYHRSVCEMRKPVIDSIPKPVIEIVAGCPHFQEGGVYYSAKVGEKFKIKKILTTKDELVGILPGVDKREISIEMLHVVCLKESPKTTFNVGDTVEILNSKTKSTGVVERIDGYVWVRQPKKNVACSHYSHRLRKVG; encoded by the coding sequence ATGGAGGCTGTAATTTACAAAATCTTGGGAGAGAAAGGTGCGTACAATTTTGGGGCTGATTATGTTAGCAACATTTTAAAATTACTTCGCCATGAATTAATTGAACGTCGGTGGAATGAAGTTGATTCCCGTGAATTTTTACCATTTGAGAATGGGGTACTCGAAATCGCCAATGGGAAGTTACATAAACACGCCCCAGGGTTTAGACTTACTTGGAGTTTACCAAGGTCTTATTCTGAGATTGCTGGTAGTTGGAATAATATTAATAATTTCCTGGAACACCTATCAGACGGTAATCGTGATGTCAAAGAATTATTAATTTGTTACTGCAATGCCGTCATCAAAGGTCGTTATGATTTACAGAAATTCATGCACTTGATTGGACTTGGTGGAACAGGTAAAGGAACATTTACCCGACTTGTAACTGAATTAATCGGTGAACAAAATACCCTGGTAACTAATTTGCCAATTTGGTGTACAAACCAGTTTGAAGGTGCTAACGCCTTCGGTAAACGTTTGGTGATCTTCCCAGAAGAAGATCCGTTTAAAGGTTCAATTGGTAGATTTTTAAGTCTGACAGGTGGTGACAAAGTTAGGGCTGAAGAAAAACGTAAAAAATCTTTCAACTTTGACTACAAGGGCATGACCTTGGTTTGCTCCAACTTCCCAATTTTTAGCGGTGGCAGTAGCAGCCGTGCCAAACGTCGGACAATTACAGTTCCCTGTAACAAACGAGTTGTAGAAACCCAACGCCGTGAATTATCTAAGGTATTTGAACCTGAGCTATCAGCATTCACTAATTACCTGCTCTCTATCCCAGATACTCATGTAACCGCAGTTCTCAGAGGTGATAAAGAGATTGTCACCTGTACCTTGGAGTTCTGGGATAACCAGATGAAAGGCGATTCAGTCAGCAGTTGGATTAACGACTGCATCATCTATGACCCTACAGCCTTAACTCCAATAGGTAATGACAGAAACGAAGGTAACAACGGCACACCATACACTTTGTTTGGTTCTTACATTCGTCATTGTCAGAACTCCGGTGGTTCACCAAAATCTAGTAGAACCTTCTCCCCCGATCTAATTGAAACTTGTCAGACAATTTTAAACTGGCCTGTTCAGAAAGAAATAAATATGAGAGGTAGTTTTATCAGGGGTTTGCGGCTTCGTGTCGTCGGAGTTGACCAGGACATTCCGACCTATGATCACTGGCTCAATCAGAGAATATCAGCAGGTGATATTCAAGATGATATTCAAGTGGTGGTAGATAATGGTGGATTGCATGGTGGGTTGCATGGTGGGTTGCATGGTGGGTCAAAACCCTTGCCAGACAAGGAAGATGGTGGAAGTGGTGGGTCAACCCTATCCTTTACGGCTGGGGAAAAAGATATTTTAGATATATATGTCGAACCACCAGTCGTACCAATATCAGAAATACCAGCAAGTAGTACAGAAGTAGTACCCCACGCTAATCTCCCAATTGATCAACAATTCCCCCTTGGTGCTTGGGTGGGAGCGATGGATGTAGCTGGGGTTGTCGTTGACCACGTTGAACCGGACTCTGTGGAATTGGCTGATCGTGCCGGCAACATCATCGGGCTTTACCATCGCTCAGTCTGTGAGATGAGGAAGCCAGTAATAGATTCCATCCCGAAACCAGTAATAGAAATAGTTGCTGGATGCCCACACTTTCAAGAAGGCGGGGTTTACTACAGTGCCAAGGTTGGGGAAAAATTCAAAATCAAAAAAATCCTGACGACCAAAGATGAGTTGGTTGGTATTCTGCCTGGTGTTGACAAACGAGAAATATCGATCGAAATGCTTCATGTAGTTTGCTTGAAAGAATCACCAAAGACGACTTTTAATGTTGGCGATACCGTTGAAATCCTAAATTCTAAGACAAAAAGTACTGGAGTCGTAGAGAGAATTGACGGGTACGTGTGGGTGAGGCAACCTAAAAAGAATGTTGCTTGTAGCCACTATTCTCACCGCTTAAGAAAGGTGGGTTAG
- a CDS encoding recombinase family protein produces the protein MLIGYARISTDDQNLNLQMDALQLAGCEKIYSDRTSGAKAERPGLSLALEVARTGDVLVVWRLDRLGRSLKDLIEMMETLDKRGIGLSSLQESITTTNNSGRLIFHLFGALAEFERNLIRERTTAGLVAARGRGHRGGRPKALDPTKRQLAVRLYTEKQYTIIEICNLMGISKPTLYNYIAEIKTEHGT, from the coding sequence ATGTTGATAGGCTATGCCCGAATTTCAACAGATGACCAAAATCTGAACCTGCAAATGGATGCTTTACAGCTTGCTGGTTGCGAGAAAATTTACTCCGACCGCACAAGCGGTGCAAAAGCAGAACGACCTGGACTTTCCTTAGCATTGGAAGTAGCACGGACTGGTGATGTTCTGGTGGTATGGCGGCTAGACCGCTTAGGAAGATCGCTCAAAGATTTGATTGAAATGATGGAAACCTTAGATAAGCGAGGAATTGGGCTTTCTAGCTTGCAAGAATCCATCACCACCACGAATAACAGTGGTAGATTAATTTTCCATTTGTTTGGTGCATTGGCTGAATTTGAGCGTAACCTCATCCGTGAACGCACTACGGCTGGACTTGTAGCGGCACGAGGGCGTGGTCATAGAGGAGGTAGACCAAAAGCCCTAGATCCAACTAAACGTCAATTAGCAGTAAGACTTTATACCGAAAAACAATACACAATTATTGAAATATGTAATTTGATGGGAATTTCCAAACCAACGCTCTACAACTATATTGCAGAGATAAAAACTGAACATGGTACATAA
- a CDS encoding IS481 family transposase, with product MVHKQISVEALINLRHRLDGLPSRCQERRILIEETAALYGVSTDTLYRALRNSSRPKSINRSDSGTPRKLSLAEMERYCEVIAAMKIRTSNKKGRHISTVRAIELLEEFGMETPDGFVQPDKGALTRSTVNYYLKTWGYDQERMTRQPPAVRFQAEYSNECWHFDLSPSDLKHVKQPSWVEPGRGNPLLMLYSIVDDRSGLCYQEYHCVYGEDVEAALRFLFNAMTAKTTDGFAFQGIPEMIYTDNGPIAKSHVFQNVMDCLRINLVTHMPAGKDGRRVTARSKGKVERPFRTVKEAHETLYHFHEPESDIEANLWLRQYLLHYNDKPHRIEPHSRLEDWLRNIPKSGLRSMCSWERFCTFAREPQRRKVGTDARVSVEGVAYEVEPDLAGETVVLWWGLFDNELYVEKEDRRYGPFYPVDGPIPLHRYRKFKKTKTEERADKIANLAKKLGLPRTALDKNTDLQFLVDKYKELEPTVTPFNDPDPYQEFTYPTVLFAKRAISEQLAKPLAKLSPEQLAFIDALLAETLNKKAIIERVRQYFRSNQGEEQNAH from the coding sequence ATGGTACATAAGCAAATCTCTGTAGAGGCACTTATTAATTTACGCCACCGCCTCGACGGATTGCCTAGCCGTTGTCAAGAGCGGCGAATTCTCATCGAAGAGACAGCAGCATTATATGGAGTGTCAACAGATACACTATATCGCGCCTTGCGTAACTCATCACGCCCCAAATCCATAAATCGCTCAGATAGCGGGACCCCCAGAAAACTTTCACTCGCGGAAATGGAACGCTACTGCGAGGTCATCGCGGCCATGAAAATCCGCACTAGTAACAAGAAAGGGCGACATATCTCCACAGTCCGGGCAATTGAACTGTTGGAGGAGTTTGGGATGGAAACACCCGATGGTTTTGTCCAACCAGATAAAGGTGCGTTAACTAGAAGCACTGTCAATTATTACTTAAAAACATGGGGGTATGATCAAGAACGCATGACCAGGCAACCGCCTGCGGTGCGTTTTCAAGCAGAGTACAGCAACGAATGTTGGCATTTCGACCTCAGCCCATCTGATTTAAAACACGTAAAACAGCCATCATGGGTAGAACCGGGTAGAGGTAATCCATTACTGATGCTTTATAGTATTGTTGATGACCGTAGTGGTTTATGTTATCAAGAATACCACTGTGTTTATGGGGAGGATGTAGAAGCTGCATTACGTTTCTTATTTAATGCGATGACAGCGAAAACAACCGACGGCTTTGCCTTTCAGGGGATTCCAGAGATGATTTATACGGATAACGGACCCATTGCGAAAAGCCACGTATTCCAAAATGTGATGGATTGCCTGAGAATCAATCTTGTTACCCATATGCCTGCGGGTAAAGATGGTCGTCGGGTAACAGCCCGCTCCAAAGGCAAAGTAGAAAGACCTTTTCGGACAGTCAAAGAAGCCCATGAGACTCTGTATCACTTTCATGAACCGGAAAGCGACATTGAAGCTAACTTATGGTTGCGCCAATATTTGTTGCATTACAACGACAAACCACACCGCATAGAGCCGCATTCCCGGCTGGAAGATTGGTTGCGAAATATACCTAAGTCTGGCTTGCGTTCGATGTGTAGTTGGGAGCGATTCTGTACCTTTGCCCGTGAACCACAGCGCAGAAAAGTGGGAACGGATGCTAGGGTATCGGTAGAGGGTGTGGCTTATGAGGTAGAACCGGACTTAGCAGGAGAAACTGTCGTGCTATGGTGGGGCTTGTTTGACAACGAACTGTACGTAGAAAAAGAAGACCGTCGCTACGGACCATTTTACCCAGTTGACGGTCCTATCCCCTTACACCGCTACCGTAAATTTAAGAAAACTAAAACCGAAGAACGGGCAGATAAAATTGCCAATTTAGCTAAAAAGTTGGGTTTGCCACGAACTGCCTTGGACAAAAACACGGATTTACAATTTCTGGTGGATAAGTATAAGGAATTGGAGCCAACTGTTACACCTTTTAACGACCCTGACCCATACCAAGAATTTACTTATCCGACTGTATTGTTTGCTAAGAGGGCGATTTCTGAACAACTGGCCAAACCTTTGGCTAAATTGTCTCCCGAACAGTTGGCATTCATTGATGCCCTGCTGGCTGAGACTCTGAATAAAAAAGCGATTATTGAACGAGTGCGGCAATATTTCCGCTCAAATCAAGGAGAGGAACAAAATGCTCACTGA
- a CDS encoding ExeA family protein, translated as MLTEVMEHFRLLREFRKAGYYETEHQKQLFKDIKVAIHSGKLVAITGIIGCGKTTTLRRLFEVLEKEGKILVSKSLSVDKNRATLPTLIAALFYDLATDKEIKIPALGEKRERELRDLIRKGKKPVALFVDEAHDLHYSTLTGLKRLIEVVEDGGGTLSVVLAGHPKLKNDLRRPTMEEIGYRATVFSLEGIVGSQKEYIEWLVSKCTTEDTQISEILEPDAIELLAMRLRTPLQIEQHLTLAFEAAYLFGEKTVTTAIIESILSKQIDDLEPTLTRHGYDVRGLAEQFNAKPAEIKLLFRGQLDPARSRELHEQMLAAGLPL; from the coding sequence ATGCTCACTGAAGTCATGGAACACTTTCGATTGCTCAGAGAGTTCCGCAAGGCTGGCTACTACGAAACAGAACACCAAAAACAATTGTTTAAGGATATTAAAGTCGCAATCCATTCAGGAAAGCTGGTTGCCATCACGGGAATTATCGGGTGTGGCAAGACGACGACTTTACGACGTTTGTTTGAGGTTTTGGAGAAAGAAGGCAAGATTTTAGTCTCGAAATCGCTTTCTGTTGATAAAAACCGAGCGACGCTACCAACACTGATTGCTGCCTTATTTTACGATTTAGCAACAGATAAGGAAATTAAAATTCCTGCACTTGGGGAAAAACGAGAACGGGAACTGCGTGACTTGATTAGAAAAGGTAAAAAGCCTGTGGCGTTGTTTGTAGATGAGGCTCACGACTTACATTACAGTACGCTCACAGGACTCAAACGTTTAATTGAGGTAGTTGAAGACGGTGGTGGTACGCTCTCAGTTGTGTTAGCTGGTCATCCTAAGCTGAAAAATGATTTACGCCGTCCAACTATGGAAGAAATTGGCTATCGGGCAACTGTTTTTTCTTTGGAGGGTATTGTTGGTAGTCAAAAAGAATATATTGAATGGTTGGTATCTAAATGTACTACTGAAGATACTCAAATAAGTGAGATATTGGAGCCGGATGCTATTGAATTACTTGCCATGCGGTTGAGGACACCATTGCAAATTGAGCAACATTTGACACTAGCTTTCGAGGCTGCATACCTTTTTGGAGAGAAAACTGTTACCACAGCGATTATTGAGTCTATTTTATCTAAGCAAATTGACGATTTGGAACCCACCTTAACCCGGCATGGCTACGATGTAAGGGGCTTGGCGGAACAGTTCAATGCCAAACCGGCGGAAATTAAATTGCTGTTTCGCGGACAACTTGATCCAGCCCGCTCTCGTGAATTACACGAGCAAATGCTGGCGGCAGGACTGCCACTTTGA